A region from the Prosthecobacter algae genome encodes:
- a CDS encoding OmpH family outer membrane protein yields the protein MIRLLTLAFLATSLTLASAADLKFGVVDMSKAFSEFHKTKEAAEKFKSNVDKAQKEMNDRWAVYKNLMTDMQKLKKEASDPIMTQDARTKKAASFDEKAKELRTLEQEIGEQQNRRSSQLKQEDVQIRRGIYDEILVVVRDKAKTEGYDFIFDKSGMSLSTVPVLIYYKDAVDVTDQIVVELNKNAPAASAAPAETKAEEPKKP from the coding sequence ATGATCCGTCTTCTGACCTTAGCCTTCCTTGCTACCAGCCTCACCCTCGCCAGCGCCGCCGACCTCAAGTTCGGCGTCGTGGACATGTCCAAAGCCTTTTCCGAGTTCCACAAGACCAAGGAAGCGGCAGAAAAGTTCAAGTCCAACGTGGACAAGGCTCAGAAGGAAATGAACGACCGTTGGGCCGTTTATAAGAATCTGATGACGGACATGCAGAAGCTGAAAAAGGAAGCCAGCGATCCGATCATGACCCAGGATGCCCGCACCAAAAAGGCGGCTTCGTTTGATGAGAAGGCCAAAGAACTGCGCACCCTCGAGCAGGAAATCGGCGAGCAGCAGAACCGCCGCTCCTCCCAGCTCAAGCAGGAAGACGTGCAGATCCGCCGTGGCATCTACGACGAAATCCTCGTCGTCGTCCGCGACAAGGCCAAGACCGAAGGCTACGATTTCATCTTCGACAAGTCCGGCATGAGCCTCTCCACTGTGCCTGTGCTCATCTATTACAAGGACGCCGTTGACGTGACCGACCAGATCGTCGTTGAGCTCAACAAAAACGCCCCTGCTGCCAGCGCTGCGCCTGCCGAAACCAAGGCCGAAGAGCCCAAGAAGCCCTGA
- the lpxD gene encoding UDP-3-O-(3-hydroxymyristoyl)glucosamine N-acyltransferase, with translation MSTSITHHRLAELVGGELFQGEPEGLITGLNSISEAEPGDVTFLGNERYLSALRHTRATAALVGLDFAEPLPGLALIRVENPTLAFSSVIRFFGPPSREFHPGVHPSAVVAQSAQFNPERVSIGPCAVIEENVVIGDGTIVHAGVFIGHGARIGMDCVLHPNCTLREMTLLGDRVIIHSGTAIGTDGFGYQFSQGRHQKIEQVGIVQIDNDVEIGSCTTIDRARFGRTWIGEGTKIDNLVQIAHNVVIGQHSIVVSQVGISGSTHIGSHVTIAGQVGIAGHLEISDQVTLLAKAGVTKNITEPGAYTGFPAKPLMEGRRMLSAPAKIPEMMERIRELEKKLAALEKAQA, from the coding sequence ATGAGCACTTCCATCACGCATCATCGCCTGGCTGAACTGGTCGGTGGTGAACTCTTCCAGGGAGAGCCCGAGGGCCTCATCACCGGATTGAATTCCATCTCCGAGGCTGAGCCCGGCGATGTCACCTTCCTCGGCAACGAGCGTTACCTCTCCGCCCTCCGGCACACCCGTGCTACCGCCGCGCTCGTCGGTCTCGACTTTGCCGAACCCCTCCCCGGCCTCGCCCTCATTCGGGTGGAAAACCCCACGCTCGCTTTCTCCAGCGTCATCCGCTTCTTCGGGCCGCCCTCCCGGGAGTTTCACCCTGGCGTTCATCCCTCCGCCGTTGTCGCCCAGTCCGCCCAGTTCAACCCGGAACGCGTCTCCATCGGCCCCTGCGCCGTCATTGAGGAAAACGTCGTCATTGGCGACGGCACCATCGTCCACGCCGGCGTCTTCATCGGCCACGGGGCCCGCATCGGCATGGACTGCGTGCTGCACCCGAACTGCACGCTCCGGGAAATGACCCTCCTTGGCGACCGCGTCATCATCCACAGCGGCACCGCCATCGGCACCGATGGCTTCGGCTACCAGTTCAGCCAGGGCCGCCATCAGAAGATCGAGCAGGTCGGCATTGTTCAGATTGATAACGACGTCGAAATCGGCTCCTGCACCACCATTGACCGCGCCCGCTTTGGCCGCACCTGGATCGGCGAAGGCACCAAGATCGACAACCTCGTCCAGATCGCCCACAACGTCGTCATCGGCCAGCACAGCATCGTCGTCTCCCAGGTCGGCATCTCCGGCAGCACCCACATCGGCAGCCACGTCACCATCGCCGGTCAGGTCGGCATCGCCGGCCATCTCGAGATCAGTGATCAGGTCACCTTGCTCGCCAAAGCCGGCGTCACCAAAAACATCACTGAACCCGGCGCCTACACTGGCTTCCCCGCCAAGCCCCTCATGGAAGGCCGCCGCATGCTCTCCGCACCTGCCAAAATCCCCGAGATGATGGAGCGCATCCGCGAGCTCGAAAAGAAACTCGCCGCCCTCGAAAAAGCCCAGGCCTGA
- a CDS encoding transposase encodes MALILTPETLANVVHAPAMIETVEASHMLMDKAYGSDALRDPLQSKGMKARIPLRSNWVTPAAYDKELYKKRHRVENFFETIKRIQHNTTRYDKTDVSFRALSCSASALYPS; translated from the coding sequence CTGGCCTTGATCCTGACACCGGAAACTCTGGCCAATGTCGTGCATGCGCCTGCCATGATTGAAACGGTGGAGGCTAGTCATATGCTCATGGACAAAGCTTACGGCAGCGATGCGTTGCGCGATCCTCTTCAAAGCAAAGGCATGAAAGCCCGCATCCCGCTGCGCAGCAACTGGGTGACCCCGGCGGCTTACGACAAGGAGCTTTACAAGAAAAGGCACCGGGTGGAGAACTTCTTTGAGACGATTAAAAGGATACAGCATAACACCACGCGCTACGACAAAACAGATGTCTCCTTCAGGGCTTTGTCCTGCTCGGCATCTGCACTTTATCCCTCATAA
- a CDS encoding transposase — MKVGLESFDSHFNLLVMPQSLARVVIHTVFSTQGREPVFQNAAFRGELHAYLGGCAKTLDCLPLQIGGVEDHVHLLTTLSRTITIADFVKEVKRVSTAWIQTRGGLFRQFHWQAGYGCFSVSESKVPAVIQYIEGQEEHHRQHTFQEELRRILSAHGQAWDERYVWD; from the coding sequence GTGAAAGTTGGACTTGAGAGCTTTGACAGCCACTTCAATCTTTTGGTTATGCCTCAATCGTTAGCCCGAGTTGTGATTCACACTGTTTTTTCGACGCAGGGTCGTGAGCCTGTTTTTCAGAACGCGGCATTTCGAGGTGAGCTGCATGCGTATCTGGGAGGGTGTGCCAAAACACTCGACTGTCTGCCTCTCCAAATAGGTGGGGTGGAAGATCATGTGCATCTGCTGACGACGTTGTCGCGGACGATCACCATCGCTGATTTTGTCAAAGAGGTGAAACGGGTTTCAACGGCCTGGATTCAAACTCGAGGCGGTTTGTTTCGACAGTTTCATTGGCAAGCAGGTTACGGATGTTTTTCTGTGTCCGAATCCAAGGTGCCTGCAGTGATCCAGTACATCGAAGGGCAGGAAGAACATCATCGACAGCACACCTTCCAGGAAGAGTTGCGTCGCATTTTGTCGGCGCACGGGCAGGCGTGGGATGAACGGTATGTGTGGGATTGA
- a CDS encoding AMP-binding protein, translating into MTPDWNSTANHIAVNPAQPEAASGLDAFLSEQGWQGLCLFQTSGSEGTPKWVGLTKKAVMISAAAVNAHFEITAADHWLIALPLHHVGGFSILARAHLSGSRVTHTDAKWNPREFAALCQKEAITLVSLVPTQVHDLVQARIPCPDTLRAAIIGGGGMSQSLADAAMELGWRVFQSYGMTEAASQIATQPYNTFGAVFDVKSLEVLPHWQVATDAEERLILSGPALAAGYARQTAAGWAWEAIPPEGLRTRDRVRLWQHGTRQFLQFTGRESGYVKILGELVHLAPLQEQIETLARQHGWPAPPVLLPLPDPRAETQLILVTESGQPDPAPLIAAFHTASPPWLRISRTHQVDAIPRSDLGKMRMDELRHLVEASPSK; encoded by the coding sequence ATGACCCCAGACTGGAACAGCACGGCCAACCACATCGCGGTGAATCCGGCCCAGCCCGAGGCTGCGTCAGGTCTGGATGCCTTCCTATCGGAGCAAGGATGGCAGGGCCTCTGCCTCTTCCAGACTTCCGGCAGCGAGGGCACGCCCAAGTGGGTGGGCCTAACCAAAAAGGCGGTCATGATTTCGGCGGCGGCGGTGAATGCCCATTTTGAAATCACAGCGGCGGACCACTGGCTCATCGCCTTGCCCCTCCACCACGTCGGCGGTTTCTCCATCCTCGCCCGCGCCCACCTCAGCGGCAGCCGCGTCACCCACACCGACGCGAAATGGAACCCGCGCGAGTTTGCCGCCCTGTGCCAAAAGGAAGCCATCACCCTCGTCTCCCTCGTCCCCACTCAGGTGCATGATCTGGTGCAGGCCCGCATCCCCTGTCCAGACACCCTTCGTGCCGCCATCATCGGCGGCGGTGGTATGTCCCAGTCCCTCGCCGATGCCGCCATGGAGCTCGGCTGGCGCGTCTTCCAAAGCTACGGCATGACGGAGGCCGCTTCCCAGATCGCCACCCAGCCCTACAACACCTTCGGCGCCGTGTTTGATGTGAAGTCGCTGGAGGTGCTGCCGCACTGGCAGGTGGCGACGGATGCGGAGGAGCGCCTGATCCTGAGCGGCCCTGCACTGGCGGCGGGTTACGCCCGGCAGACGGCAGCGGGATGGGCCTGGGAAGCGATCCCGCCGGAGGGACTGCGCACCCGGGACCGCGTGCGGCTATGGCAGCATGGCACCCGCCAGTTTCTCCAGTTCACCGGACGGGAATCCGGCTATGTGAAGATTTTGGGCGAGCTGGTACATCTCGCCCCCCTGCAGGAGCAGATCGAGACACTCGCCCGCCAACACGGCTGGCCCGCCCCCCCGGTCCTCCTCCCTCTCCCAGACCCCCGTGCCGAAACCCAACTCATCCTCGTGACCGAGTCCGGCCAACCCGACCCCGCCCCCCTCATCGCCGCCTTCCACACCGCCTCCCCTCCCTGGCTACGCATCAGCCGCACTCATCAAGTGGACGCCATTCCGCGAAGTGACCTGGGGAAGATGCGAATGGATGAACTCCGCCATCTTGTCGAAGCCTCTCCCAGCAAGTGA